One genomic segment of Hydrocarboniclastica marina includes these proteins:
- the tagF gene encoding type VI secretion system-associated protein TagF, which yields MSWGYLGKVPNRGDFIAHNVLPATRDLLFEWCQSTLAVSREQLGQEWLEVYLTSPIWHFSAGPGTIGSTGVIGTMIPSVDRVGRHFPFMVLAEYVGAGLDAWLQSQWSSTMEELVLAVLEDDWNEQDWQRRLSNVEHPVAVASRLRWPAGDGNSVIPGVARETDWLRALLERDNGMALWWTQGSMSVEPVTLLTDGLPKVGQFVSMLAGQWERHGWQQGELVD from the coding sequence ATGTCCTGGGGATATCTCGGGAAAGTACCTAATCGCGGCGATTTTATCGCGCACAACGTTTTGCCGGCGACGCGGGATCTGTTGTTCGAATGGTGCCAGTCGACCCTCGCGGTCAGCCGCGAGCAGCTTGGTCAAGAATGGCTCGAGGTATATCTCACCTCGCCCATATGGCATTTCAGCGCCGGGCCGGGAACCATCGGTTCCACCGGTGTGATTGGCACCATGATTCCTTCGGTCGATCGGGTCGGGCGGCACTTCCCCTTTATGGTGCTGGCAGAATACGTTGGCGCCGGGCTCGACGCCTGGCTTCAGTCACAGTGGTCCTCAACCATGGAGGAGCTGGTGCTAGCGGTACTGGAGGATGACTGGAACGAGCAGGACTGGCAGCGGCGTCTGAGCAACGTAGAACATCCCGTGGCTGTCGCCTCAAGGCTGCGCTGGCCCGCGGGTGACGGCAATTCAGTAATCCCGGGCGTTGCCCGTGAGACGGACTGGCTGCGAGCACTACTGGAACGGGACAACGGCATGGCGTTGTGGTGGACCCAGGGCTCAATGTCGGTAGAGCCCGTGACACTGCTGACTGACGGGCTTCCGAAGGTAGGCCAGTTCGTGTCAATGCTGGCGGGGCAGTGGGAGCGCCACGGCTGGCAGCAGGGAGAGCTGGTCGACTGA
- a CDS encoding PP2C family protein-serine/threonine phosphatase, with amino-acid sequence MKMILTSASFTHRGGVRAHNEDAFLEAPQSGLWLVADGMGGYDAGDVASQLICNTVARKLNDTADPLTAGELEQSLHYANRRIRQYGAEVLGGKTLGSTVAALLIEAGQYHLFWAGDSRCYRARSHKLIQLSRDHSQVADMVEQGILRADQADNHPLAHVITRALGVDPQIELDYRTGEVADGDLFLLCTDGVSKEFTSDQLGALASADSIDDASLAIMHSALVNKCNDNITCIIVNVKEGCYSPLSSAQIEDATIPICRR; translated from the coding sequence ATGAAGATGATCCTTACGTCGGCCAGTTTCACCCATCGGGGCGGAGTTCGGGCACACAACGAGGATGCCTTCCTTGAAGCACCTCAATCTGGACTGTGGCTCGTCGCAGATGGCATGGGTGGCTATGACGCTGGCGACGTCGCTAGTCAACTCATCTGTAACACAGTAGCACGTAAGCTCAACGATACAGCTGATCCCTTGACAGCGGGCGAGCTGGAGCAGTCGCTACACTACGCTAATCGCCGTATTCGTCAGTACGGCGCCGAAGTGCTGGGCGGAAAGACGCTAGGCTCAACCGTCGCGGCCCTCTTGATTGAAGCTGGGCAGTACCATCTATTCTGGGCGGGAGACAGTCGCTGTTACAGGGCTCGGTCCCATAAGCTGATTCAGCTGTCCCGAGACCACAGTCAGGTCGCTGACATGGTCGAGCAAGGCATTCTACGAGCTGATCAAGCTGACAATCACCCTCTGGCTCATGTTATCACCCGTGCGCTTGGGGTAGATCCGCAGATTGAGCTCGACTACCGCACCGGCGAGGTGGCTGACGGTGATCTTTTTCTGCTCTGCACAGACGGTGTAAGCAAGGAGTTCACCTCGGATCAGCTAGGGGCTTTAGCCAGCGCGGACAGTATTGACGACGCTAGCTTGGCTATCATGCACTCGGCACTGGTTAACAAATGCAACGATAATATCACCTGTATTATTGTTAACGTAAAAGAGGGCTGCTATAGTCCGCTCAGTTCAGCTCAGATTGAGGATGCAACTATCCCAATCTGCAGGCGATGA
- the tssA gene encoding type VI secretion system protein TssA, whose amino-acid sequence MNARVPFFFDADSLLADISAKHPCGDDTREDSSPSSPYFNLKDLRNQARALERQVLGDEDVLQVPQWRQLADAIPAVLTERSKDLEFVAWYIEALCREHGFAGLSQGFDLARTLIETRWDALYPQPDEEGLETRIAPLVGLNGVDAEGTLIQPILSITLFQSPALGDYATWHAEQASEVNRLEASKAQLRIKAGAASLEDLEQAVRETPIESLLAVSDAIDAALHSFATLSDVMDAAMAAPQPTTHIRQALERCKSVLVHHAGKRLDQARALVQSQAAAVQAGEGADQSRGDATGIPSGSDPIQIAIQSRNHALEQLRRLSDFFRQTEPHSPVSYAIGQAIRWSELPLPELMQELIADSGAREGFCRITGVPAPEGRE is encoded by the coding sequence ATGAACGCCAGAGTTCCCTTCTTTTTCGATGCTGACTCTCTGTTAGCCGATATCTCCGCGAAGCATCCCTGCGGGGATGACACCCGTGAAGACTCGTCTCCGTCATCTCCATATTTTAATCTGAAAGACTTGCGAAATCAGGCGAGAGCTCTTGAACGTCAGGTTCTCGGTGACGAGGATGTGCTTCAGGTGCCGCAATGGCGGCAACTCGCAGACGCCATTCCCGCGGTTCTGACCGAGCGAAGCAAGGACCTCGAATTTGTCGCCTGGTATATCGAGGCCCTATGCCGAGAGCACGGTTTTGCAGGGCTGTCGCAAGGCTTCGACCTGGCCCGCACCCTTATTGAAACACGCTGGGACGCGCTCTATCCCCAGCCTGACGAAGAGGGTCTGGAGACCCGCATTGCACCTCTGGTCGGCCTCAATGGCGTCGACGCTGAAGGCACCCTGATTCAACCAATCCTGTCGATCACGCTGTTCCAGAGCCCGGCCCTCGGTGATTACGCGACCTGGCACGCTGAACAGGCATCCGAGGTAAACCGGCTCGAAGCGTCCAAGGCACAGCTGCGCATAAAAGCCGGGGCCGCTTCTTTGGAAGACCTTGAGCAGGCCGTACGCGAGACGCCGATTGAATCGTTACTGGCGGTTTCCGACGCGATCGACGCGGCGCTGCATTCATTTGCCACGCTCTCCGATGTCATGGACGCAGCAATGGCGGCCCCCCAGCCGACGACGCACATCCGTCAGGCCCTCGAGCGCTGCAAGAGTGTGCTCGTTCACCATGCCGGTAAGCGCCTTGATCAGGCCCGGGCACTGGTGCAGTCGCAGGCAGCTGCCGTCCAGGCCGGGGAAGGTGCGGATCAGTCGAGGGGCGATGCGACCGGGATCCCTTCTGGTTCAGACCCTATTCAGATAGCCATCCAAAGCCGAAACCATGCACTGGAACAGTTGCGCAGGCTTTCGGATTTTTTCCGTCAGACAGAACCCCATTCGCCGGTTTCCTATGCCATCGGCCAGGCCATTCGCTGGAGCGAACTGCCTCTGCCCGAGTTGATGCAGGAGTTGATCGCCGATAGCGGAGCCCGAGAAGGATTTTGCCGAATCACCGGCGTGCCCGCCCCGGAAGGTCGGGAGTAG
- the tssB gene encoding type VI secretion system contractile sheath small subunit: MDSIHDKLSRVRKPRVHITYDVETEGAMVKKELPFVVGVMGDFSGNNNELKPLKERRFIQIDRDNFDDVLRRMSPKLKLKVDNKLADDDSQMSVELAFNSMDDFQPAAIVNQVEPLRQLMETRNKLRDLMTKVDRSEELEDLLERVLNNSDDLQKLSADLDSKGGSKE; this comes from the coding sequence ATGGACAGCATTCACGACAAGCTTTCCCGAGTGAGAAAGCCGCGCGTACACATCACTTACGACGTCGAAACCGAAGGCGCAATGGTCAAGAAAGAACTGCCCTTTGTGGTTGGCGTTATGGGCGACTTCTCCGGCAACAATAATGAGCTCAAGCCGCTCAAAGAGCGTCGCTTCATCCAGATTGACCGCGATAATTTTGACGATGTCCTGCGGCGTATGAGCCCGAAACTCAAGCTCAAAGTTGACAACAAACTGGCGGACGATGACTCCCAGATGTCTGTGGAATTGGCTTTCAACTCGATGGATGATTTTCAACCCGCAGCCATCGTTAATCAGGTCGAACCTCTGCGTCAGCTGATGGAGACACGGAACAAGCTGCGCGATCTCATGACGAAAGTTGACCGCTCGGAAGAGCTTGAGGACCTGTTGGAGCGAGTACTCAACAACTCTGACGATCTTCAGAAACTGAGTGCTGACCTGGACAGCAAGGGAGGGAGCAAGGAATGA
- the tssC gene encoding type VI secretion system contractile sheath large subunit, translating into MSTDNQAAEVLAVEEAPSLSLLEQAIGATKQTESDRAKELIRTLAEEAMKGTVTWNKNLTVTFTQAISALDQMISGQLSEILHQEEFQKLEGSWRGMHHLVMNSETSATLKIRMLNLSKKDLHKDLSKAVEFDQSQIFKKIYESEFGTPGGEPYGVMIGDYEFNNHPSDVETLGLMSNVAAAGFCPFVSAGGSGLFGFDDWTELSKPRDLEKVFESLEYTKWRSFRESEDARFVTLTMPRVLARLPYGQATKPVEEFGFEEFEVDPATGMSVNTDHDNYCWMNASYVLGTRMTQAFAKYGFCTAIRGAEGGGKVEGLPTHVFRSDDGDPDLKCPTEIGITDRREAELSKLGFLPLSHYKNTDYAVFFGAQSCQRPKQYDNPDATANAAISARLPYMMATSRFAHYLKVMARDKIGSFMEADDVENWLNRWILSYVNASEGGGQEIRAKFPLADAKVQVREVPGRPGSYNAIAWLRPWLQMEELTTSLRLVAKIPEIGN; encoded by the coding sequence ATGAGTACCGACAATCAGGCTGCGGAAGTTCTTGCTGTAGAAGAAGCGCCATCACTGAGTCTGCTGGAGCAGGCTATCGGTGCCACCAAGCAAACGGAAAGTGACAGAGCGAAGGAGTTGATTCGCACACTGGCCGAAGAAGCGATGAAAGGCACAGTTACCTGGAACAAGAACCTCACGGTGACGTTCACCCAGGCAATTTCGGCTCTGGATCAGATGATATCCGGTCAGCTCTCCGAAATACTGCACCAGGAAGAGTTTCAAAAGCTCGAAGGCTCCTGGCGCGGTATGCACCACCTAGTGATGAACTCAGAAACGAGTGCGACGCTAAAGATCCGTATGCTCAACCTGAGCAAAAAGGATCTGCACAAGGATCTGTCGAAAGCTGTTGAGTTCGACCAGAGTCAGATTTTCAAGAAGATTTATGAGTCCGAGTTTGGCACGCCCGGTGGCGAGCCCTACGGCGTCATGATTGGCGATTACGAATTCAACAACCACCCGTCAGATGTGGAAACTCTGGGCCTGATGTCCAATGTTGCGGCGGCCGGTTTCTGCCCCTTCGTGTCCGCAGGCGGCTCTGGGCTGTTCGGGTTCGACGATTGGACCGAACTGTCCAAACCGCGCGACCTTGAGAAGGTTTTTGAATCTCTTGAGTACACCAAGTGGCGGTCCTTCCGTGAAAGTGAAGATGCGCGCTTCGTAACCCTGACCATGCCAAGGGTGCTGGCACGCTTGCCCTACGGACAGGCCACCAAACCGGTTGAAGAGTTCGGCTTCGAGGAGTTCGAGGTTGACCCGGCTACCGGTATGTCTGTCAACACGGATCACGATAACTATTGCTGGATGAACGCGTCCTATGTGCTCGGTACGCGCATGACCCAGGCTTTCGCCAAATACGGGTTCTGTACGGCTATCCGCGGTGCCGAAGGTGGCGGCAAGGTCGAGGGATTACCTACCCATGTTTTCCGGAGTGATGATGGCGATCCGGATCTCAAGTGTCCCACCGAAATCGGTATCACCGATCGGCGCGAAGCTGAACTGAGCAAACTCGGTTTTCTACCGCTTTCCCACTACAAGAACACGGACTATGCAGTGTTCTTCGGCGCCCAGAGCTGCCAGCGGCCCAAGCAGTACGATAACCCGGACGCTACTGCCAACGCAGCTATCTCGGCGCGCCTGCCCTACATGATGGCAACTTCCCGCTTCGCTCATTACCTGAAGGTGATGGCTCGCGACAAGATCGGTTCATTCATGGAGGCTGATGACGTCGAAAACTGGCTGAACCGCTGGATTCTAAGCTACGTCAACGCATCGGAAGGCGGCGGGCAGGAAATCCGCGCCAAATTCCCGCTGGCGGATGCGAAGGTTCAGGTGCGCGAAGTACCGGGCCGGCCT